A window of the Eremothecium cymbalariae DBVPG#7215 chromosome 5, complete sequence genome harbors these coding sequences:
- a CDS encoding uncharacterized protein (similar to Ashbya gossypii AGL364C): MHTRECVPSQNNSLKPWPATESSGQIIGTISKGNNIQQDMNSIPGNLDHTYIATPVKDQNLYKHETMVLDYGDAAPYCDKLILPVTNFDKDVVPDEAVVNFHFNRILSNKNVSSCLNADLGKLSCRKKWDLVCNAQNRRNVLNPSRTPSNSEDPAQEVIRFLNENLNDPITLPNIWYQLEKLLRHRYTCQVFLSEGGISKLLRQSVSVTKEMEYVYLRCFKTLINQKKGRLEILQNIEVTKMLSLFVGNSNSQARTRLITTDILLLLTYMDSAKISRELEPYYSEWFTAFDNTISDESQWHQSSFIIQKPQQLMIDYCVSTMFLVNSIVQGLPSYNEKRKTLAMLKYAGIHRIFQKISNSKKRFDSEILLDQIAKYRDREVDVASKFTIEQHIEQNISFASQVNTILNLAQSTSLEPSMAKLFESVIEIIKFRKCTESAKILELLALLLSYLLENSYCEDDDGPENALKLSLNTLMINLLFNKTAIKELDEMKLRMEEMKEVISQLETKNLVLSSPTFDKNNSIGGKVSKKLHYIAELEEKLEAIEKQRKNDGTRYKHDYVHKGHDGKYSFTKNAISLFAALKNGNGLPHSNIGRSSSIVRNKRVSLTVLFSDDCNRRSFSGPEGMQSSESENRDFINLGQPHKKKVKQSKLNNIVSPDLSPQLSEPHALLAPSPTLTLCSNVGGNTAKIPKIIGASVATSTEIPLLSKDQSLLPPPAPPVPKSLMNNVLKLSPPTSVRRPTTVMAPPAPPLPQYLLNHGTMSQRTPMSQQARSGTSGSTFSAIPPPPPPLPVSLSAGSLYASQIPSLTSCQKVKLKQIHWDKIDDISKTVWSDDKERVSVSSELANFGVFKEIEELFKIVPAAPKVGNTMFTAQNTRNGKVTLLSNDLAQQFGINLYIFSNYSVEELVEKVLLCDTEVMKNQSVIEFFSKDDINHIPQSIQRMFAPYETNYLTGDKPEKDSRSLDRADRIYLELFYNLRSYWAPRAKYLLALLTYEKDYYDILYKLQRIDDGTTAIKTSKRLKPLLFIIIEVGNYMNNKQALGIQLSSLNKLAFTKTSKDNNLSFIHVIESIVRLNYPDLHGFVNDLEKILDVSNIIVQHVQQEAQEFYEKISTLERSLRVGVLSDSSKFHPKDKFLINTESNISHAMKKADLLKQQCTLTMGEFDKLMVFWGEDPNNVFSKNTFFQKFLDFALLFKKANKENIEREVRRVCESRRYLLEKTGNSHIRVDRSERCTLPSLPADSDDQQAVEILIKRLRNVRQLDGKLFRDSKGVESSQPSSRARQKEDGDLLLRTREMLLGVKKI; the protein is encoded by the coding sequence ATGCATACTAGGGAATGTGTGCCAAGCCAAAACAATTCTTTGAAACCATGGCCGGCAACCGAATCATCTGGTCAAATTATTGGTACTATATCCAAAGGAAATAATATTCAGCAAGATATGAACTCTATACCAGGTAACCTGGATCATACTTACATAGCCACGCCTGTCAAGGACCAGAATCTTTATAAGCATGAAACTATGGTGCTTGATTATGGTGATGCTGCTCCTTATTGCGATAAACTTATTCTGCCGGTTACaaactttgataaagatgTTGTTCCCGACGAAGCTGTCGTTAACTTTCATTTCAATAGAATACTGTCGAATAAAAATGTGTCCAGTTGCTTGAATGCGGATCTCGGCAAACTTTCATGCAGGAAAAAGTGGGACTTGGTATGTAACGCACAAAATCGAAGGAACGTATTGAATCCATCTAGAACCCCTAGCAATAGTGAAGATCCCGCCCAAGAAGTAATCAGGTTTCTTAATGAAAACCTCAATGATCCCATTACATTGCCAAATATATGGTACCAGTTAGAAAAATTGCTTAGACACAGATACACTTGTCAGGTTTTTCTATCTGAGGGCGGAATATCCAAGCTTTTGAGACAATCAGTCTCAGTAACCAAGGAGATGgaatatgtatatttacgttgcttcaaaactttgataaatcaaaaaaagggACGCTTAGAAATTctccaaaatattgaagtaACTAAGATGTTAAGTCTGTTTGTGGGCAATTCCAATTCTCAAGCAAGAACAAGGCTTATCACAACTGATATTCTCTTGTTACTCACTTATATGGATAGTGCAAAAATATCCCGTGAGTTAGAACCGTACTATAGTGAATGGTTTACTGCTTTTGATAATACGATTAGCGATGAGTCCCAATGGCATCAGTCCtcatttattattcaaaagcCACAACAGTTGATGATTGATTACTGTGTTTCTACAATGTTTCTTGTAAACTCAATTGTTCAAGGACTTCCCTCCTACAATGAAAAACGGAAAACACTAGCAATGCTAAAGTATGCTGGTATACAcagaatatttcaaaagatatCGAATTCCAAAAAGAGGTTTGACTCAGAGATTTTGCTTGATCAGATTGCGAAATATCGAGATCGGGAAGTAGATGTCGCTTCAAAATTTACCATAGAACAGCATATAGAACAGAATATATCGTTCGCAAGCCAGGTAAACACCATTTTAAACTTAGCTCAAAGTACCTCTCTAGAGCCTTCAATGGCAAAATTATTCGAGTCTGTAATAGAAATAATTAAATTCAGGAAATGTACTGAGTCGGCAAAAATACTCGAGCTATTGGCATTGTTACTGAGCTATCTCCTTGAAAATTCCTATTGTGAGGATGACGATGGCCCCGAAAATGCACTGAAATTGTCCTTGAATACCTTGATGATCAACCTATTATTTAATAAGACAGCTATTAAGGAACTTGATGAGATGAAATTAAGAATGGAGGAAATGAAAGAAGTAATATCCCAATTGGAAACCAAAAACTTAGTACTTAGTAGTCCAACTTTCgataaaaataattcaatTGGTGGTAAAGTATCAAAAAAACTGCATTACATTGCAGAGTTGGAAGAGAAGTTAGAGGCCATAGAAAAACAAAGGAAAAATGATGGAACAAGATATAAGCATGATTATGTTCATAAAGGTCACGATGGGAAGTACTCTTTCACAAAGAATGCCATATCATTGTTTGCAGCACTAAAGAACGGGAATGGTTTGCCACATAGTAATATTGGCAGGTCATCCAGTATAGTCAGAAATAAAAGGGTTTCGTTGACTGTACTTTTTTCCGATGATTGCAATAGGCGTAGTTTTAGTGGGCCTGAAGGCATGCAAAGCTCTGAGAGTGAAAACCGTGATTTTATCAACCTGGGACAGCCAcacaaaaagaaagttaaGCAATCCAAACTAAACAATATTGTGTCTCCAGATTTATCTCCACAACTAAGTGAACCGCATGCCCTTTTAGCACCCTCCCCAACACTTACGTTATGTTCAAATGTTGGTGGTAACACAGCAAAAATACCTAAAATAATTGGGGCATCAGTAGCCACTTCGACAGAGATCCCTCTGTTGTCTAAGGATCAGAGTTTGCTGCCACCCCCGGCACCACCTGTTCCTAAAAGCTTAATGAACAATGTGCTAAAACTTTCACCTCCCACATCGGTACGCAGACCAACAACTGTAATGGCACCTCCTGCGCCTCCATTACCTCAATATTTGCTCAACCACGGCACTATGTCGCAGAGGACTCCTATGAGCCAGCAAGCGCGCAGTGGAACCAGCGGATCAACATTTTCTGCGATTcccccaccaccaccaccttTGCCTGTTTCTTTGAGTGCTGGATCTTTGTATGCATCCCAAATCCCTTCTCTAACTTCCTGCCAAAAGGTGAAATTGAAGCAAATTCATTGGGATAAGATTGAcgatatttcaaaaactgtATGGAGTGATGATAAAGAGCGTGTGTCAGTGAGTAGCGAGTTAGCGAATTTTGGTGTGTTCAAGGAAATTGAGgaattattcaaaattgtTCCAGCAGCTCCGAAAGTAGGAAACACTATGTTCACGGCTCAGAATACTAGAAATGGGAAAGTTACTTTGCTATCGAATGATTTGGCTCAACAATTTGGAATTAACTTATACATATTCTCCAATTACTCCGTTGAAGAACTTGTCGAGAAGGTTTTACTGTGTGACACTGAGGTTATGAAGAATCAAAGTGttattgaattcttcaGTAAGGATGACATCAATCACATCCCGCAAAGTATTCAGCGTATGTTTGCTCCGTATGAAACAAATTATCTTACAGGCGATAAGCCAGAAAAGGATTCTCGTTCTTTAGATCGTGCTGATAGGATATACCTAGAATTATTCTACAATTTAAGGTCATATTGGGCACCTAGAGCGAAATACCTTCTTGCTCTATTAACTTATGAAAAAGACTATTAcgatatattatacaagtTGCAAAGGATTGATGACGGCACTACAGCTATAAAGACATCAAAAAGATTGAAGCCTTTATTGTTCATTATCATTGAAGTTGGTAATTATATGAATAATAAGCAGGCGCTGGGTATACAGTTAAGTTCTTTGAATAAGTTGGCATTCACCAAGACGAGTAAGGATAATAATTTGTCGTTTATTCACGTTATTGAAAGTATTGTTCGTCTGAACTACCCAGATCTACACGGCTTTGTTAACGATCTAGAAAAGATTCTTGATGTATCCAACATTATTGTACAACACGTACAACAAGAAGCACAAGAATTTTATGAAAAGATAAGTACGTTAGAGAGATCTTTGAGGGTTGGTGTGCTATCTGATTCTTCGAAGTTTCATCCCAAAGAtaaatttttgataaacACAGAGAGTAATATCAGCCATGCTATGAAAAAGGCAGATTTGCTAAAGCAGCAATGTACTTTAACTATGGGTGAATTTGATAAGCTAATGGTATTTTGGGGGGAGGATCCCAATAATGTTTTCAGTAAGAACacattttttcaaaaatttctaGATTTTGCGTTGCTATTTAAAAAGGCTAATAAAGAGAACATAGAGAGGGAGGTACGGCGTGTTTGTGAATCAAGAAGGTATTTATTGGAGAAAACAGGTAACTCACATATCAGGGTAGATCGTTCTGAGCGTTGTACACTGCCATCTCTTCCTGCAGATTCAGACGACCAACAAGCTGTTGagatattaataaaaagattACGAAATGTTCGCCAGCTGGATGGTAAACTTTTTAGGGATTCTAAAGGAGTCGAATCAAGTCAACCTTCAAGTAGGGCAAGGCAAAAAGAAGATGGAGATTTACTATTAAGAACGCGAGAGATGTTGCTAGGTGTTAAAAAGATTTGA
- the SMU2 gene encoding Smu2p (similar to Ashbya gossypii AGL362W) yields the protein MSPVRSPLQPNISKNNEVYSISSASKVKDEVCNQRRSSNKKVQAQKSLKVDLRRQLQLDQASHLFRNGFQLLICNRNFSSYRFTIRNILGKKEVKFTVYVPNDYPGASLRLSEYPEVEEREYSVQLRTLIFNFNWKCKQWNKEEIPIASQLNYLVSEWKRLLFTDFLKTEVLRQNFYNSITK from the coding sequence ATGTCACCCGTTCGAAGTCCTCTGCAGCCGAACATTAGTAAAAATAACGAGGTATATAGTATATCGTCCGCTAGCAAGGTGAAAGATGAAGTCTGTAACCAGAGAAGAAGTTCAAACAAGAAAGTACAAGCAcaaaaaagtttgaaagTCGATTTAAGGAGGCAACTTCAATTAGATCAAGCAAGTCACTTATTCAGGAATGGGTTCCAACTTCTGATTTGTAATAGGAATTTTTCTAGTTACCGGTTTACAATACGGAATATTCTGGGCAAAAAGGAAGTAAAATTCACGGTATATGTTCCCAACGACTATCCTGGTGCCTCCTTAAGGTTGAGTGAATATcctgaagttgaagaacgTGAATACTCTGTACAACTTCGCACGTTAATATTTAACTTCAATTGGAAATGCAAACAATGGAATAAGGAAGAGATTCCTATTGCCTCCCAGCTTAACTATTTGGTCTCGGAATGGAAAAGATTGCTCTTCACGGACTTTCTTAAGACTGAAGTTTTACGACAGAATTTTTACAACAGTATAACCAAATAA
- a CDS encoding nucleobase cation symporter-1 family protein (similar to Ashbya gossypii AGL363C) — protein sequence MSIFSKIDGLLKLEESDDMKNRDIVPMPLSRRRWGIISYISYWSIMCLCMSVWTGAVSLYAAGLNGAHIMGIVIIGNAFISLIAILNSFYGSQYHIGYSVYQRVVFGIYGSYFGVLMRSLLSVVWFALQAWIGGSCVTLLISTWSKKYSEIAQFGPNVPFTPQELIGLIVFLALNFPILFIKPEYFDLLLTSSSLLTLGACVGLFIWVLRLNNGHVGSLITKPVVLSSSDLGWMWIYGIGSWYSSVIAALSNQADYSRFNKRPVDSILGTIIGVNLTGFIVPLLAVITNSAFKELYPDEDLQTPADIYKLLLIDHYTPKVRAACCFAAVCLIVSQLAISTVANAIPGGMDLSTLFPKYINTKRGAIVVFLLLWPAQPWTYLQSGNTFIAVMNSFSIFISPMVAIYMCEYYVVRKRIIKLSDCYLHTAESTYWYTMGLNIKAFICFLLGTAPGLPGLIHSANDSVEVGDSIYYFYGSFIFQFTSTFLLYWIANLIYPSEVGSRDDTDYFNTFTDDELAQWNIAGFSDYDMLSMDLLKQE from the coding sequence ATGTCTATATTCTCAAAGATTGATGGGCTACTAAAGCTCGAGGAATCCGATGATATGAAGAACAGGGACATAGTTCCCATGCCTTTGTCCAGACGTAGGTGGGGAATTATCAGTTACATATCTTACTGGAGCATTATGTGCTTGTGTATGAGTGTATGGACAGGCGCTGTCTCTTTATATGCTGCTGGTTTGAATGGCGCTCATATAATGGGGATagttattattggaaatgcgtttatttctttgatCGCCATTTTGAATAGTTTCTATGGTTCTCAATATCATATTGGTTATTCAGTATACCAGCGTGTCGTTTTCGGTATATATGGTTCATACTTTGGTGTTTTGATGAGAAGTTTGCTGTCTGTTGTTTGGTTTGCACTTCAGGCATGGATAGGTGGATCGTGTGTCACTTTGCTTATTTCTACATGGAGTAAGAAGTATTCGGAGATTGCACAATTTGGTCCAAATGTACCATTTACCCCTCAAGAGTTGATAGGTTTAATAGTATTTTTGGCATTGAATTTTCCGATACTTTTCATAAAGCctgaatattttgatcTTCTACTTACCTCATCATCGCTGCTTACTCTGGGGGCATGCGTTGGGTTGTTCATATGGGTTCTACGTCTAAATAATGGTCATGTAGGAAGTCTAATAACCAAGCCCGTTGTTTTGTCATCTTCAGATCTTGGATGGATGTGGATTTACGGTATAGGTTCATGGTACTCAAGTGTTATTGCTGCTCTTTCTAATCAGGCGGATTATTCGAGATTTAACAAGAGACCTGTTGATTCTATACTGGGAACAATAATTGGCGTTAATCTCACTGGGTTCATTGTACCACTGCTTGCTGTCATAACTAATAGTGCTTTCAAAGAATTGTATCCTGACGAAGACCTACAAACGCCGgctgatatatataagttGCTATTGATAGATCACTACACACCTAAGGTAAGGGCTGCCTGTTGTTTTGCTGCAGTTTGTTTAATTGTTTCTCAACTGGCTATATCTACTGTTGCTAATGCTATTCCAGGAGGAATGGATCTGTCTACGTTGTTTCCCAAGTACATTAATACAAAAAGGGGCGCAATTGTCGTATTTTTACTGCTCTGGCCAGCTCAGCCTTGGACATACCTTCAATCAGGTAATACATTCATTGCCGTTATGAACTCTTTCTCGATTTTTATTAGTCCAATGGTTGCGATTTATATGTGCGAATATTATGTCGTTCGTAAAAGAATTATAAAATTATCCGACTGTTACTTGCACACTGCTGAAAGTACTTATTGGTACACTATGGGATTAAATATTAAGGCTTTTATCTGCTTTCTACTAGGAACTGCCCCTGGGTTGCCAGGTTTGATCCATTCTGCCAATGATTCTGTTGAAGTCGGTGACagtatttattatttctatgGTTCTTTTATATTCCAGTTTACAAGCACCTTCTTGCTCTACTGGATTGCGAACCTAATATATCCAAGCGAGGTTGGTTCCAGAGATGATACAGATTACTTTAATACATTTACTGATGACGAGCTGGCTCAGTGGAACATTGCAGGCTTTTCAGATTATGACATGCTTTCTATGGACCTACTAAAGCAGGAATGA